A genomic window from Thiomonas arsenitoxydans includes:
- a CDS encoding GNAT family N-acetyltransferase: protein MSGAPFQLAPLDAGHDRVTFNSDSEPLNRYLREQVTQDMRRRIAACFVALADGQRIAGYYTLASASLLLADLPAGTGKKLPRYPTVPAVRMGRLAVDQAFKGQGLGGALLADALDRAARSEIAAFALMVDAKDEAAAAFYRHHGFIALPDSPLTLFLPLATAQRF, encoded by the coding sequence ATGAGCGGCGCCCCGTTCCAGCTTGCGCCGCTCGATGCCGGGCATGATCGCGTCACCTTCAATAGTGATTCGGAGCCGCTGAACCGCTACCTGCGCGAACAAGTCACCCAGGACATGCGTCGCCGCATCGCTGCCTGTTTCGTGGCGCTGGCTGACGGGCAGCGCATCGCGGGCTACTACACCTTGGCCTCGGCAAGCCTGCTGCTGGCCGATCTTCCGGCGGGCACCGGCAAGAAGCTGCCGCGCTATCCCACCGTGCCGGCCGTTCGTATGGGCCGCTTGGCAGTCGATCAGGCATTCAAGGGACAAGGTCTTGGCGGTGCGCTGTTGGCTGATGCGCTCGACCGCGCCGCCCGTTCGGAGATTGCCGCCTTTGCCCTGATGGTAGACGCCAAGGACGAGGCGGCAGCGGCTTTCTACCGGCATCACGGCTTCATCGCTTTGCCAGACTCGCCGCTGACCCTGTTCTTGCCGCTGGCGACCGCCCAGCGCTTTTGA
- a CDS encoding type II toxin-antitoxin system TacA family antitoxin: MPAAISTARLEARISTDLHAMLKRAAELQGRTMTDFVVSAVQDAAQRAIEQAEVIRLSLADQECFAQALLSPPKPAPALERAFSRRSKLLRAE; this comes from the coding sequence ATGCCCGCTGCAATTTCTACTGCCCGTCTCGAAGCCCGAATCAGCACCGATCTGCATGCGATGCTCAAGCGCGCCGCCGAGCTTCAGGGGCGCACCATGACCGATTTCGTGGTGTCCGCCGTGCAGGACGCCGCGCAGCGCGCCATCGAACAAGCCGAAGTCATCCGTCTGTCTCTGGCCGATCAGGAATGTTTTGCGCAAGCGCTGCTGTCGCCACCCAAACCAGCCCCCGCCTTGGAGCGCGCTTTTAGCCGCCGCAGCAAGCTCTTGCGCGCTGAATGA